The following DNA comes from Amycolatopsis albispora.
GTTCTGCGACCTGCTCGGGAACTCCGCGACCACGCTCGAGCACAACGTCTCGGCCGAGGCGGCCGGTGCGTTCAAGCGGCGGGTGAAGGAGGTGCTCGGCGAGGTGGGCGTGGCGATCGAGCGGACCGGCATCGGCCTGACCGCCACCGAGGCCTTCGAGGTGGCGGCCGCGGGCACGATCTTCGCCGGTGCGCTGTACCCGGCCGCGAACCCGCCGGCCCCGTTGCGTGAGGTGTACGCGTCGGACCCGGAGCTGGCCGCGATGTGCCCGCCGTTCGTGCCGACGCTGGAACGCGCCCTGTCCGCCCTGGTGGCCGGCCTGCCCACGCTGCGATGATCGAGGGAACCGTCGCGCCGGGGTTCGAGGACGTGCGCGAGGCGTTCGCGCTGGACCACGGCGGTGGCGCGCAGCTGGCCGTCTACCAGCACGGTGAACTGGTGGCAGACCTCTGGACCGGCTGGGCGCGCGACCGCGTCGCGGTCACCATGTCGTGCACCAAGGCGCTGGTGGCGATCTGCGCGCACCTGCTCGCCGAACGCGGGGAACTGGACCTGGACGCGCCGGTCACGCGGTACTGGCCCGAATTCGGTACCGAGATGCCGGTTTTGTACCTGTTGTCCCATCGCGCGGGCCTGCCCGCCTTCCACCTCGACGGCACGGACCTGCTCGATTGGGACCGCTGCACCGCGGAACTGGCCGCGCTGACGCCGGAATGGGTGCCCGGCAAGGCTTTCGCGTACCACTCGACCACGTACGGCTTCCTGGTCGGCGAGGTGATCCGGCGGGTCACCGGCAGCACGCCCGGCCGGTTCTTCGACGCGGAAATCGCCCGCCCGCTCGGGCTCGACCTGTGGATCGGCCTGCCCGAAGCGCAGGAGCACCGCGTCGCGCCGATCGGTCCGAACCGGACAGTGCTGGCCGAGCTGCTGGCCACGCGGGCCGGCCGGGCCGCGGAAATCCCGTCGGCCAACGGAATCGGGGACGCGCGCTCGCTGGCCGCGCTGTACTCGTCAGTCCTCAATGGACTGCTGAAACCGGCGACGCTGGACCGGGCTTGTGTGCCGCAGACCGACGGGCTGCCCACGCCGGTGGAAATGCCGCACCCGCAACGGTTCTCGCTCGGTTTCGAACTGACGCGCAGCGCGTCGCCGCTGCTCGGCCCGGCGTCGTTCGGGCACGCCGGGGCCGGTGGCAGGCTGGGTTTCGCCGACCGGGACTCCGGCCTGGCCGTGGCCTACCTGTGCGAGTACTCCGGCTGGAACCCCGGGCGCGGGCCGGACGAGCGATGGCTGCCGTGGCTGACCGCACTCCGTTCCCACCACACGCACCGGGCGTGACGACGAGTCACTTGTGGACGGTGGCCGGTGGCTCCGTTTGCCACTCAGCGGTAGGCCGGATGGCCCCATCCGCGCAGGTAGAACCCAGTAATGGTGACTGTCCGTGGAAAATTTTCCCGATCATTCGTCCGTTGTGCCATCATTAGGCCGTTCGCGGTTGGAGGGAACCGGCGAATGGGGGACTCAGAGCTACCGGTCCAGTACTTCCGGCGTATCTGCGTCGCCCGGTTGGTGCAACACAGATCAGGGGAGGAGATCGAGATGACCACCACCGAGACGACCCGCAAGGACCAGCCGGTCGAGAAGCCCGAAGACGAGCACGAGGGTCACAACCACGAGGTCGGCATCAAGTGCGGTGGCGGGTGCCCGCAGTCGCCGCCGCCCGCCCGGTGAACTGACCACCTGACGCTGATCGCAGCGTGATCTTGAGCCCGCCCAGCCGCCATCCGGCTGGGCGGGCTGACTTCGTGGCTACGTTCTGTGCTGTCATAGAAGGGTGCCGGTAATCGAGCAGGGTCCGATCGAGCTGCTTCGGCGGGTCCGTGAACTCCACCAGAGCGGCGTGGACGCGTCGTGTGTCCAGCGTCAGCACGAGGCGACCCGCCTGCTGCGCAGAGGCATCCGGCTGCTCGACTCGATGCACCCGGTGCCGCCGGCGCACCACGACGACTGGCTGCGCCTCCGCATCCGGCTGCTGACCACGCTCGCCTTCTCCGAGGCCGAGGTGGTCGGCCTGGCCGAGGGCCTGGCCCGCCTCGACGACGTGCGCACCGCCATCGAGCGGTTCCACGACCCGGCGGTGCGCGCGGAGCTGACCGCGCCGGTCAACCACAACCGCGGCCTGCTGCTGATGGGCGGCGGGCGCAACGAGGACAGCATCGCGCTCTTCGACGCGGCACTGGCCTATCGCGAGGAACAGCTGGCCGCCACCCCGGAACCGGTGCCGGCCCCGATGGTCGAGTCCCTGCTGAACACGCTGGCCACCCGGGGGCTGGCCTACACCCGGCTCGGCCGCGTGAAGCGGGCGCGTGAGGACCTGACCCGCGGGATCAAACTGGCCGAGAAGCACGAGCTGCGGGTGTCGGTCGCCGAGGTCCGCCGCCACCTCGGTGCGCTGGAGCGCCGGATCGGTAACGTGCCCGCCGCACTGCGCTGCTTCGACGAGAGCGAGCGCACCTACCGCGCGCTGGAGATGGAGGTGCCGACCCAGCTCCGCCGGGAGCGGGTCGAGGCCCTGCTGGCGGCCGGGTTGTCCGACGAAGCGGGCGAGCACCTCGACGAGATCCTCCCGCGCCTGCGGCAGGGGCGCGACAACACTCGCGAGCTGGCCGACGCCGAGCTGTTCCGGGCGGAGGCGGCGCTGATGTCCGGTGACCTCGACCTCGCACGCGGGCTCGCCGAGTCGGCGCGGCAGCGGATGCGCCGGTGGGGCTGCCAGACCTGCGTGGCCAACGCGACCATCATCGGCCTGCGCGCGGACACCGCGGATGCCTTGCGCACCGGGGAAATCCCGGCCGCCCTGCCCGCCCGCGCGCTGCGGCACGCCAGGTCGATGTCCGCGCCGAGGCTGGCCGAACAGGCGACCGTGGCCAAGATGCTGACCGTGCGCGTGGAGATCCGGCGCGGCAACCTGCGGCGGGCGAGCACGCTGCTGGCCGAGGTGCCGCGGCCGGGTCAGCTGACCCCGATCGACCACCGCATGCTGCGGCGGCTGTGCCGCGCCGAGCTGGCCGTGGCCAGGCAGGACCGCCGCGCCGCGCTCGCTGAGATCCGCGCCGGGCTGGCCGAGCTGGACCGCGTCCGCGACCGGATGGGCGGGCTGGAGCTGGTCTCCGGCACCGCTCTGCACGGCCGTGAGCTGGGGGAGCTGGCCGTGCGCCTGGTGCTCGGCGGCGAGGACCCGCGGCGGCTGTTCGACTGGCTCGAGCGCACGCGCGCGCAGACCTACCGCTACGAGCCGCTGCCCCAGGCCGAGGACCCCGAACTCGCCGAGTGCGTCGCCGAGATCCGCGGGCTGACGCAGTCGATCCAGCAGGCCCTGCACGACGGCCACCCGACCGCCGCGGCCAAGGCGCGCCGCGCGGAGCTGCTGCGTGAGGCGCACCGGATGGGCTGGCACGCGGGCAACTGGGGCAAGCCCCGGCCGGTGGCCAAAATGGACGAGGTGGCCGCACGGCTGGGGAACCGGGCGCTGGTCAGCTTCGCCGCGTCGGCCGACGAGCTGGTCGCGGTGGTGGTGCTCGACGGCGGTGCCAGCATCGTCCGCCTCGGCTCGGCCGAGCGGGCCGCGGAGAGCGCGCGCATGCTCAACGTGGACCTCAACGCGATGGCCCCCGACCACACCCCGGCGCCGCTCGCCGAGGTGATCATGACCTCCGCGCGACGGCAGGCCGAACGCCTCGACGAGCAGCTGGTGCGGCCCCTGCTGGCGGTCACCGGCGAGCGTGACCTGGTGATCGTGCCGACGGGCGGGCTCTATGCGGTGCCGTGGGGGGTGCTGCCGAGCCTGCACTACCGGCCCACCGTGGTGGCGCCGTCGGCCACCGCGTGGCTGTCCGCCGAACTGGCCGGTGCCGGGCGCGCGCGCAAGGTGGTGCTGGTCCGCGGGCCCGGGCTGCCCGCCGCGCGGGCCGAGATCGACAAGCTGGCCACGCACTACCGCACGTCGAAGCAGCTGTCCGGCCAGGGTGCCACCGCCACGGCCGTGCTCCCGGCGGTGGACGGCGCGAAGCTGGCGCACATCGCCGCGCACGGCGCGCACGAGCCGGAGAACGCGCTGTTCTCGCGGCTGGAACTGGCCGACGGCGCGATGTTCGCGCACGAGATGGCCGGGCTGCGCCGCCCGCCGCGGCAGGTGGTGCTGGCCGCGTGCGAGCTGGCACTGAACCGGATCCGGCCGGGTGACGAGGCGCTCGGCTTCGCCAGCGCGCTGCTGGCCAGCGGTTCGCAGACGGTGATCGCGCCGCTGAGCAAGGTCGGCGACCAGTCCTCGGCGGCGGCCATGGACGACTACCACCGCGCCCTGGCCGGCGGCGCCAGCCCGGCGGTCGCCTTGGCGGACGCGATCGCGGTGGACCCGATGCGCCGCCCCTTCGTCTGCCTGGGCGCCGGATAACGGAAGCCGCGCGGGTGAACACGAATGTGGCTTTCGGGGCGAAATCCGCCCCGAAAGCCACATTCGTGTTCACGGCTACCCCGGCGGGAAGCCGGTCAGCTGAGCAACGCGGCGTGTTCCTCGTCGGTGAGGCCCGCGGCGCGGGGACGGTTGCCCCGGCGCAGGTCCTCCTCCAGGGCGGCGTGCACGGTGTCGGCGAACGGCCGGATGGTCAGCCCGGCATCACGGGTGGCGCGCCAGTCGTGTGAAACCAAGCCGTAGAAGGGTTCCGGGAGCCACATGGGCAGCGACGCCGGGCCCTGCCAGTGGTGCACCCCGGCCGCGAGCAGGTCCGCGGGGGCGATTGGCACCAGCTCGGTGTCGGCCCGGCCCACGACGGCGGCGATTTCGGTCAAGGTGCCCAGGAAATCACGCACCGGGCCGACGGCGTCGAAGGCGCCGGTGAGCCGCTGCTCGGCGGCGGTGATCACCCAGCGCGCGAGGTCGCGGGCGTCCAGGTGCTGGATGGGCTGGGCGGGGTCGTCCGGCACCACCACCGGGCCGCCGCGGTGACACCGCCCGGCCCAGTAGGCGAACCGGTCGGTTTTGTCGCCGGGCCCGCTGATCGGCCCAGGGCGGACGATCAGCGAGCGCGCGCCCATCGTGTCACGCACCGCGTGTTCGCTGGCCACCTCGATACCGCCGTAGTGCTCCGGCGTGGTGTCCGCGAGATCGACGCGTTCCTCTTCGTAGACGGGCGGTACCTGCGGGGCGTCGGCGGTCTGGTGCTGCGTCGCGGTGTCGGCGTAGGTGTTGATGCTGGAGACGAACGTCCAGTGCCCGGCGTCGAGCGTGGCCAGCGCTTCGCGGACCCAGCCGAGCGCGCCGTAGGCCACGTCGACCACCGCGTCGAAGCGCTGCCCGGCGAGCGGGGCCAGTGCGCCCGGCCGCGATCTGTCCACTTTGACCAGACGGGCGCCGGGCGGCACCGTGCCGGACCGGCCGCGGGCCGCGCAGATCACTTCGTGGCCGCGCACCGCGCCTTCCGCCGCGATCCAGCCCGAACCGTGGCCGGTGGCGCCCAGCACGAGGATTCTCATGAGCCGACCTTCGCGCCTCCGGCCGCCGTGGTCGAGCGGAATCGCTACCGGCGAACCCCGGGGGTTGACTTCAACCTACGTTCAAGTTGTCTGCTGTGCCCATGTCCTTCACCACCGCGGAACTCGAGTTCCTCGCCGAGCACGACCTCGGCCGGATGGCCACCGTCCAGCCGGATGGCACCCTGCAGGCCAGCCCGGTCGGTTACCAGTTCAACGCCGAGCACGGCAGCATCGACGTCCGGGGGTTCAACCTGGCGAAGAGCCGGAAGTTCCGCAACATCGCGGCCAACGGCCGGGTCGCCTTCGTGGTCGACGACCGGCCGTCGCTCGATCCGCCGCGCGTGCGCTGCCTGGAGATCCGCGGCCGCGCCGAGGCGATCACCGGCATCGACCCGGACGGGCACCTCGACGGCTCGGTCATCCGCATCCACCCCGAGCGGATCATCAGCTTCGGCATCGACGAGCCGGACACCGAGCCCCACCAGCTCACCGCGTACAACCGGAACGTGACCTAGCTGTGATGTCCAGGGAGGTTGGTCAGGCGGGTGATGGGTGGCTGGCCTCCGGTGGATGAGTGGGGTCGGTGGTGATTGTAGAAGTGGAGCCAGCCTGGTAGGGCTGCTCGGCGTGCGGTTTCGGTGGGGTAGTAGCGGGCGTAGGCCCAGCCTTCGGCGAGGGTGCGGTGGAAGCGTTCGATCTTGCCGTTGGTTTGTGGCCGGTAGGGGCGGGTGCGTTTCGGTGTGATGCCGAGTTCGGTGCAGGTGTCGCGCCAGGTGTGGGAACGGTAGGCGGAGCCGTTGTCGGAGAGGACGCGTTCGACGTGGACTCCGTGCTCGGCGAACCAGGCCACGGCCCGGCGCAGGACGGCGGTGGCGGCCGGGGTCTTTTCGTCGGCGTGGATTTCGGCGTAGGCCAGGCGCGAGTGGTCGTCGATGACGGTGTGCAGGAACGCGGTGCCGGTGCGGGGTTTGTAGTCGTTGCCGCGGGGCAGGTTCGGGGTGGTTCGTTTGTTGCGGGCGCCTTGCTGGCGGCCGACGTAGCGGTGGCCGCCACCGTCGGGGATGTTGCCGAATTTGGTGACGTCGACGTGGATCAGTGAGCCGGGATGGGGGTGTTCGTAGCGGCGCAGGGGTTCGCCGGTGACCCTGTCGATGCGGCGGAGCCGGTTGATCCGGCAGCGCACCAGGACCGCGTGCACCGTCGAGGCGGCTAGCCCGAGCCGGCCGGCGATCTGGACCGGGCCCAGCCGGTGTCGCCAGCGCAGCCGCACGATCTGCCGCACGAGGGGTTCGGGTGTTCGGGCGGGGCTGTGGTGCGGGCGTGAGCTGCGATCGGCCATCCCGGCCTCGCCCTCGGTGCGGTAGCGCTCGGCCCACTTGCGGGCGGTCTTGACCGCGACCATGAACATCTTTGCGGCCTCGGCCGGTCCCCAGCCCTGCTCGACGATCAGGCGCGCCAGCCGGAGCCGGGTTCGCGGGGTCAAAGTGGCATTAGGGTGGGACATGAAGGCCTCCGGTCGATGCAGTGGTTCCTAGACAGCTCCACTCCACAACCGGAGGCCTTCACCTGTCAGCACGACAGGCCCACAACATCACGTCAATCCGGAACAACGTCCCCGGACATCACACCTAGGGCGCGTTTCACCAGTCTTGTTCGCGCTCTTCGCGCCCAGGCGGCCCCTGGCGGCACCGGGCCTTCGGCCGAGTACGCCCAGTACGAGGCCGAACGCCCGCCACCGCCAGGAACCACCTGGATCACGAAGCCCATCGAGCAGACTGGTGAAACACGCCCTAGACGCTGAACCACCCCGCCGCCAGCGCGAACAGCAGCGCGGCGACCAGCAGCGTGCCGAGCGCGGCCAGCACGATGGTGACGATCGGCACGCCCTTCGACGGGATGGGCTGCGGGTGGGACAGGCCCGAGGTCTGCCCCGATTCGGGCGGCGTGGCACCGGGCGGCACCCCGCCACCGGGTTCGAGGCCGGGGGTGGCATCGGGTTCGGGATCGGGTGGTGTCGCGGTCATCTTCCCCGGCTACCCGGTGCGGGCCCGCCTAATCCGGCGCAGAATCACGGCATGGGTGAGTCCGTGGTGTCCAGGGTGGTGCGCATCGTGGAGACCTTCGGCTCGGACACGCCCGCGCTGCGCGTTTCCGACGTCGCACGCCGGGCGGGGCTGCACGTGGCGACGGCGTCCCGGCTGATCGAGGAGCTGTGCCGCCACGGCTGGCTCGAACGCGACGACGACCGCCACGTTCGCATCGGCGTCCGGCTGTGGGAACTGGCCTCGCGGGCCTCGCCGACCCTCGGGCTGCGCGAGGCCGCGATGCCGTTCATGGAGGACCTGCACGCGGTGGTCGGGCACCACACGCAGCTCGGCGTGCGCCAGGGGCACGAAGTGCTGTTCGTGGAACGGCTTTCGGCGCCGAACGCGGTACTCAACATCACCAGGGTGGCCGGGCGGCTGCCGCTGCACGTGTCGTCGTCGGGGCTGGTGCTGCTCGCACACGCCCCGGCCGAGGTGCAGGAGGAGGTGCTGGCCGGGCCGCTGCCACCGCGGACGCCGAACACCCCGGCCGCGGTCACCGAGCCGGCCGGGCTGCGGCGGCTGCTGGCCGGGATCCGGCGCGACGGGTACGTGGTGTGCCCCGGCTTCATCGACCGGGAGACCGCCGGGGTCGCGGTGCCGCTGCGCGGCCCGGGCGAGCAGGTGGTGGCGGCGCTGTCGGTGATCGTGCCGAACGACCGCCACGCCAGGGCGCAGGTCCCGGCGCTGCGGGCGGCCGCGCACGGCGTTTCCCGGGTGATGTCCTCTCGCTGAATGAGAATGTGGTGGTGGCCACGCCCCGGCCCGCGCATCCTGCTCGGCATGGCGACGCGAACCAGAGTGGCGATCATCGGGGCCGGTCCGGCCGGGCTGCTGCTGTCCCACCTGCTCCACCTCGAAGGCATCGAGTCGGTGCTGGTCGAACGGCAGAGCGCGGAGTACGTGCGTGCCCGCATCCGTGCCGGCATTCTCGAGGCGTCCACGGTGGAACTGCTCAAGGAGGCGGGCGTCGGCGACCGGCTGGCCGCCGAGTCGATGGAGCACCGCGGCATCCACCTGCAGTGGCCCGGCGAACGTCACCACCTCGACTTCGTCCGCCTCGCCGGGCGCTCGGTCTCGGTGTACGGGCAGACCGAGGTCACCAAGGACCTGATGCTCGCGCGTGAACGGGCCGGGCGGCAGGCCTTCTACGAAGCGTCCGAAGTGGAGCTACACGACGTCGGCACGGACCGGCCGTCGGTGACCTTTGTGGACAGTGACGGGCGGCCGCAGCGCCTGGAGGCCGAGGTGATCGCCGGGTGCGACGGGTTCCACGGCCCGAGCCGAGCGTCCATTCCGGACCCGGCTACCTGGGAACGCGAATACCCGTTCGCCTGGCTCGGCGTGCTGGCCGACGTCGCGCCGTCCACCGACGAGCTGATCTACGCGTGGCACCCCGACGGTTTTGCCATGCACAGCATGCGGTCGCCGCGCGTGAGCCGGTTCTACCTCCAGGTGCGGCCGGACGAGGACATCAGCGAATGGAGCGACGACCGGATCTGGACGGCGCTGACCACGCGCCTGGAGGCCGGGCAGCCGGGCTGGCGGCTGGAAACCGGCCCGATCACCGAGAAGAGCGTGCTGCCGATGCGCAGCTTCGTCGCCACGCCGATGCGGCACGGCAGGCTGTTCCTGGCCGGGGACGCCGCGCACATCGTGCCGCCGACCGGTGCGAAGGGGCTCAATCTCGCCGTCGCCGACGTCGCGCTGCTGGCGCGGGCGCTGACCGCCTGGCTGCGCGAGGGCTCGGCGGAGCTCGCCGAGTCCTATTCGGACACCGCGCTGCGCCGGGTCTGGCGGTGCACGCACTTCTCCTGGTGGATGACCACCATGCTGCACCGCCACGGTGACGACTTCGACGCGCAGCTGCAGCTGTCGCAGCTGCGCCGCACGGTCAGCTCGGAGGCCGCCGCCACCGAACTCGCGGAAAACTACGCGGGCCTGCCGATCGGATACCGGTAAGCTGGTGGTGTCTTCGGCACCGGGTGAACGGGGGAGTTCGTGGCGCACGAGATCGAGCACCAGGAGATCAACGCCGACCGGGTGATCGCCGGTTGTGCCATCGGATCGGGGCTGGCCAGCCTGATCGCCGGGTTTCTCACCACCGACGAGATGCTGATGGCGCAGTTCAAGCTCGGCAACGACGTGCTGTTCTGGGGTGGCGGCATCCTGCTGCTGCTCGGGCTGGTCTTCGCCGTCGTCCGGGACTGAGGCGGTCAGGCCTGCCGCGCGGCCCAGGTCTGTGACCAGGCTTCCAGCGGCAGCAACGCGGCGACCAGCTCGGTGCCCAGTGGCGTGAGGTGGTACCCGTCGCCGTCGAGCGTGACCAGCCCGGCGTCGGTGAGTTCGGCGAGCCGGGTGGTCAGCACGCTCGACGACATCCGCTCGCAGCGGCGTTGCAGTTCGCGGAATCCGGCGCCGCTCTGGTGCAGTTCCCAGATCACGCGCAGCGCCCACCGCCTGCCGAGCAGGTCCAGCGCGGCCATGATCGGCCGCCCGGTGGCCGAGCCGCGAACCGGTGTGCCCGGTTTGGGTGCCGTCACCGCGTGCTCGGCAGCGGAGCGGCCTCCAGCGCGGCGGCCATTTCGGCGATCGACGCCTGGAGCGGGGCGAGCGGGCGCAGCATCAGCGTGGCCTCGGCCAGCAGGCCTTCCTCGTATCGCTGGTCCAGCACGCCCTGTAAGGCACCGCTGTCGAAGAAGGTGGTGACGTGCGGCCCGTCGCTGATCTCGCGCGTCGGCGAGATTTCCCGCAGTACCCCGGAAACCAGGCCG
Coding sequences within:
- a CDS encoding IclR family transcriptional regulator, with translation MGESVVSRVVRIVETFGSDTPALRVSDVARRAGLHVATASRLIEELCRHGWLERDDDRHVRIGVRLWELASRASPTLGLREAAMPFMEDLHAVVGHHTQLGVRQGHEVLFVERLSAPNAVLNITRVAGRLPLHVSSSGLVLLAHAPAEVQEEVLAGPLPPRTPNTPAAVTEPAGLRRLLAGIRRDGYVVCPGFIDRETAGVAVPLRGPGEQVVAALSVIVPNDRHARAQVPALRAAAHGVSRVMSSR
- a CDS encoding PPOX class F420-dependent oxidoreductase; translated protein: MSFTTAELEFLAEHDLGRMATVQPDGTLQASPVGYQFNAEHGSIDVRGFNLAKSRKFRNIAANGRVAFVVDDRPSLDPPRVRCLEIRGRAEAITGIDPDGHLDGSVIRIHPERIISFGIDEPDTEPHQLTAYNRNVT
- a CDS encoding serine hydrolase domain-containing protein, translating into MIEGTVAPGFEDVREAFALDHGGGAQLAVYQHGELVADLWTGWARDRVAVTMSCTKALVAICAHLLAERGELDLDAPVTRYWPEFGTEMPVLYLLSHRAGLPAFHLDGTDLLDWDRCTAELAALTPEWVPGKAFAYHSTTYGFLVGEVIRRVTGSTPGRFFDAEIARPLGLDLWIGLPEAQEHRVAPIGPNRTVLAELLATRAGRAAEIPSANGIGDARSLAALYSSVLNGLLKPATLDRACVPQTDGLPTPVEMPHPQRFSLGFELTRSASPLLGPASFGHAGAGGRLGFADRDSGLAVAYLCEYSGWNPGRGPDERWLPWLTALRSHHTHRA
- a CDS encoding IS481 family transposase; this translates as MSHPNATLTPRTRLRLARLIVEQGWGPAEAAKMFMVAVKTARKWAERYRTEGEAGMADRSSRPHHSPARTPEPLVRQIVRLRWRHRLGPVQIAGRLGLAASTVHAVLVRCRINRLRRIDRVTGEPLRRYEHPHPGSLIHVDVTKFGNIPDGGGHRYVGRQQGARNKRTTPNLPRGNDYKPRTGTAFLHTVIDDHSRLAYAEIHADEKTPAATAVLRRAVAWFAEHGVHVERVLSDNGSAYRSHTWRDTCTELGITPKRTRPYRPQTNGKIERFHRTLAEGWAYARYYPTETARRAALPGWLHFYNHHRPHSSTGGQPPITRLTNLPGHHS
- a CDS encoding winged helix-turn-helix transcriptional regulator; its protein translation is MTAPKPGTPVRGSATGRPIMAALDLLGRRWALRVIWELHQSGAGFRELQRRCERMSSSVLTTRLAELTDAGLVTLDGDGYHLTPLGTELVAALLPLEAWSQTWAARQA
- a CDS encoding 4-hydroxybenzoate 3-monooxygenase; its protein translation is MATRTRVAIIGAGPAGLLLSHLLHLEGIESVLVERQSAEYVRARIRAGILEASTVELLKEAGVGDRLAAESMEHRGIHLQWPGERHHLDFVRLAGRSVSVYGQTEVTKDLMLARERAGRQAFYEASEVELHDVGTDRPSVTFVDSDGRPQRLEAEVIAGCDGFHGPSRASIPDPATWEREYPFAWLGVLADVAPSTDELIYAWHPDGFAMHSMRSPRVSRFYLQVRPDEDISEWSDDRIWTALTTRLEAGQPGWRLETGPITEKSVLPMRSFVATPMRHGRLFLAGDAAHIVPPTGAKGLNLAVADVALLARALTAWLREGSAELAESYSDTALRRVWRCTHFSWWMTTMLHRHGDDFDAQLQLSQLRRTVSSEAAATELAENYAGLPIGYR
- a CDS encoding NAD-dependent epimerase/dehydratase family protein, with the translated sequence MRILVLGATGHGSGWIAAEGAVRGHEVICAARGRSGTVPPGARLVKVDRSRPGALAPLAGQRFDAVVDVAYGALGWVREALATLDAGHWTFVSSINTYADTATQHQTADAPQVPPVYEEERVDLADTTPEHYGGIEVASEHAVRDTMGARSLIVRPGPISGPGDKTDRFAYWAGRCHRGGPVVVPDDPAQPIQHLDARDLARWVITAAEQRLTGAFDAVGPVRDFLGTLTEIAAVVGRADTELVPIAPADLLAAGVHHWQGPASLPMWLPEPFYGLVSHDWRATRDAGLTIRPFADTVHAALEEDLRRGNRPRAAGLTDEEHAALLS
- a CDS encoding CHAT domain-containing protein is translated as MPVIEQGPIELLRRVRELHQSGVDASCVQRQHEATRLLRRGIRLLDSMHPVPPAHHDDWLRLRIRLLTTLAFSEAEVVGLAEGLARLDDVRTAIERFHDPAVRAELTAPVNHNRGLLLMGGGRNEDSIALFDAALAYREEQLAATPEPVPAPMVESLLNTLATRGLAYTRLGRVKRAREDLTRGIKLAEKHELRVSVAEVRRHLGALERRIGNVPAALRCFDESERTYRALEMEVPTQLRRERVEALLAAGLSDEAGEHLDEILPRLRQGRDNTRELADAELFRAEAALMSGDLDLARGLAESARQRMRRWGCQTCVANATIIGLRADTADALRTGEIPAALPARALRHARSMSAPRLAEQATVAKMLTVRVEIRRGNLRRASTLLAEVPRPGQLTPIDHRMLRRLCRAELAVARQDRRAALAEIRAGLAELDRVRDRMGGLELVSGTALHGRELGELAVRLVLGGEDPRRLFDWLERTRAQTYRYEPLPQAEDPELAECVAEIRGLTQSIQQALHDGHPTAAAKARRAELLREAHRMGWHAGNWGKPRPVAKMDEVAARLGNRALVSFAASADELVAVVVLDGGASIVRLGSAERAAESARMLNVDLNAMAPDHTPAPLAEVIMTSARRQAERLDEQLVRPLLAVTGERDLVIVPTGGLYAVPWGVLPSLHYRPTVVAPSATAWLSAELAGAGRARKVVLVRGPGLPAARAEIDKLATHYRTSKQLSGQGATATAVLPAVDGAKLAHIAAHGAHEPENALFSRLELADGAMFAHEMAGLRRPPRQVVLAACELALNRIRPGDEALGFASALLASGSQTVIAPLSKVGDQSSAAAMDDYHRALAGGASPAVALADAIAVDPMRRPFVCLGAG
- a CDS encoding nuclear transport factor 2 family protein, whose product is MASTLVSLLRERDKAGLNALLAEDVRFHSPVADYAGRADVAHLFGLVSGVLREISPTREISDGPHVTTFFDSGALQGVLDQRYEEGLLAEATLMLRPLAPLQASIAEMAAALEAAPLPSTR
- a CDS encoding TetR/AcrR family transcriptional regulator translates to MLWAEMGQGFVRARRPEQKRQRREAILAAARELALKSGVRSVSLGNVAAAVCLAKSNVVRYFGTREEIYLELTAECWSEWGEALAGRLAGVDSAGKLVTAIAETLEDRPLFCDLLGNSATTLEHNVSAEAAGAFKRRVKEVLGEVGVAIERTGIGLTATEAFEVAAAGTIFAGALYPAANPPAPLREVYASDPELAAMCPPFVPTLERALSALVAGLPTLR
- a CDS encoding DUF6480 family protein, which codes for MTATPPDPEPDATPGLEPGGGVPPGATPPESGQTSGLSHPQPIPSKGVPIVTIVLAALGTLLVAALLFALAAGWFSV